The DNA window ACAGGGTAAAGCACCACATCAAGAGCGTGGTCAGCACCGAAAAATACCATTGCAGGGTAAACGCCTGGGCGTTGGTCAGCAGGTAGTCGCGCGACTCGGGCATAAAGATCGCCATGGCGTACAGGAGCAGCATCAAACTGGCGCTGAGCAAGGTGACGATCAGATAGGCCAGCGGGGCCAGCAACCAACCGCCGATACGAGAGTATTCAGCTTGAGACATAAAGGCTTCCTGATTGAAACGGGGATCACAGGCGGCATAGCTTAGCGGGTAATACCGGCTTCGTCATCTCTATCAACCGGATAGCTCGGCATCGCGGCGCGTGGCAGCACGTTTAGTCACTCGACGCCGTATCGAGCCCGCTTCAAGTTAACATCTCATTTACTTCTTGTTCCATCCGGCCGCATGGTGTCAAATCGAAAGGGTCTGTCGTGAGCCTGCAAGAGGAAATCCCATGGCTGAGAAAATTCGTGTCGGGCTGGTCGGTTACGGCTACGCCGGCAAAACCTTTCATGCGCCGCTGATCGCCGGTACGCCGGGGCTGGAGTTGGCCGCCGTCGCCAGCAGCGATGCCGGCAAAGTGCACGCCGACTGGCCGTCGATGGCGGTGGTGGGCGATGCGCAGGCGCTGTTCGCCGATCCGACCCTCGATCTGATCGTGATTCCTACCCCCAACGATACCCATTTCCCGCTGGCGCAGCAGGCGCTGGCTGCGGGCAAACACGTGGTGGTGGATAAACCGTTTACCGTGACATTGTCACAAGCGCAGGCGCTGCAACAGCAGGCGCAGCAGAGCGGTTTGCTGCTGTCGGTATTCCACAACCGCCGCTGGGACAGTGACTTCCTTACCCTGAAAGCGCTGCTGAATGAGGGCGCGCTGGGCGAGGTGGTCTATTTCGAGTCGCATTTCGATCGCTACCGGCCGCAGGTGCGCCAGCGCTGGCGCGAACAAGGCGGCGTCGGCAGCGGTATCTGGTTCGATTTGGGGCCGCATTTGCTCGATCAGGCGCTGCAACTCTTCGGCAAGCCCGACCGCCTGTTCGTCGATCTGGGGGAACTGCGGCCGGGGGCGCAAGCGGTGGATTATGTCCACGCGCTGCTGAGCTATGGCGATCGCCGCGTGGTACTGCACGCCAGCATGCTGGTAGCGGCAGAGAGCCCGCGCTACGTGGTGCACGGCACCCGCGGCAGCTATATTAAATACGGCCTGGACCCGCAGGAAGACCGGCTGAAGGCCGGTGAGCGTCTGCCTCAGGCCGACTGGGGTTATGACATGCGCGACGGCGTGGTGACGCTGTCACGTGGCGATCTGCTGGCGGAGCAACCGCTGCTCAATATTCCCGGCAATTACCCGGCTTATTACGCCGCGGTGCGCGACGCCATCGCCGGCTTAGGCGAAAACCCTGTGCCGGCCGCCGACGCCATCGCGGTAATGGCATTGATCGAACTGGGGCTGGAATCGGCCCGGCTGCAGCAGGCGCTGCCGGTGGTCTGATCCCGTTCATTTTTCTATGCCCGGCGCCACGTCGGGCCTTTTTACGACTTTACGTGCAAGGAAATCCGTTTCATGTCCTGGTTGCAGCGTTTGCGCATTGATAAATTTTTGCTGGTCCTGATTTTGGTGGTGATCGTCGCCTCGCTGTTCCCCTGCGAAGGCATCTGGAAAACCTTCTTTGAGCACCTGACCACCGCCGCCATCGCGCTGCTGTTCTTTATGCACGGCGCCAAGCTGTCGCGCGAGGCGATCGTCGCCGGCATGAGCCACTGGAAGCTGCATCTGCTGGTGTTCCTCAGCACCTTTGCGCTGTTCCCGCTGCTCGGCCTGGCGATGAACCTGCTGGTGCCGGGCATCATGACGCCGACGGTCTATCTCGGTTTCCTCTATCTGTGCGCGCTGCCGGCCACGGTGCAATCGGCCATCGCCTTTACCTCGGCGGCGGGCGGCAACGTGGCGGCGGCGATCTGCAGCGCCTCGGCGTCGAGCATTCTTGGCGTGTTCCTGTCGCCGCTGCTGGTGGGCGCGTTGATGCATACCCAGGGCGGCAATACCGACGTGCTGCACGCCATCGGTTCGATCATTCTGCAATTGATGGTGCCATTTGTGGTCGGTCACCTGGCGCGGCCATTGATCGGCAAGTGGATCGACCGCCATCGCAAACTGATCAACCTGACCGACCGTTCGTCGATCTTGCTGGTGGTGTATACCGCGTTCAGCGCGGCGGTGGTGGAAGGCATTTGGCATCGCATCGACGGCTGGTCGCTGCTGACCATCCTGGTGATGTCGCTGGTGCTGCTGACGGTGGTGCTGGTGATCAACACCTACGCGGCGCGCTGGCTGGGCTTCAACACCGCCGATGAGATCACCATCGTTTTCTGCGGCTCGAAAAAGAGTCTGGCGAACGGCATCCCGATGGCCAACGTGCTGTTCCCGGCCGCGGCGGTGGGCGCCATGGTGCTGCCGCTGATGATTTTCCACCAGGTGCAGCTGATGGTATGCGCGGTGCTGGCGCAGCGCTATGCGCGTAAAACCGCCAAACAGCGGGCCGAGGCGGAGGCGCTGGTGGCTAAATAGGCCGCTAACCGCAGCTCAGTGCGTCGAGCAGAAAGTTGGCGCGCTCGTCGGGTGAGGCGCGCGGCAGTTCCTGCAGCCGATAGCCCGATCGTCGGTAGACGGCCAGCATCGCTTGGTAGGTCTGCTCGGCTTCGGCGAAAGACTGTTTTCTCTCGCTGTCCTGCGCGTAGATCGCTTGCCAGGGTGGGGCGATGAACACGGTATCGGCATAGCGAAAAGCGTCGATCGCCGCCGCTAAGGGGGCGGGGATCGGCAACCCGCACAGCGTCAGGTAACCGGCGATATCCGGCAAGCCGCGATCGAAGAACCAACATGTTTCGCCCATCGCCTCACGCCATGAACGCAGTTCCCAATCGAGCATCCGCTCGGCGAAAGCCTGGCGATCGCCCCACGGCAGCGCGTTGCCCCCAATACTCATCTGGTCCTGAATAATCGCCCGGCCCGCCTCCTGCGAATGCGGGTAACCACGGCGATGAAGAACGTCAATGAGCGTGCTTTTGCCCGAACCCGGGCCGCCGGTCAGCACGATGCGGCGTAGTTTGTCAGACATACGGAATTCCTCTCTTGCAGCAGAGCTATGGGTGAAAACAGCGATAAAGACGAGCAGGCGGAAGAAAACGGGGGGATGAGAAGAAGGCGCCGTTTGGCGCCTTGGGGAGACTTAGCCCTGAACTTTGGTGCGCAGCGCCTGTTTTTCCTGTTCGCTGAGGAAAGCCAGCTTCAGGCCGTTTTCCTGCGCGGTGCGGATTTCCTCCGGCGTCAGCCCGGCCTGCGGCGCGGCGACGCGATATTCGTGCTCGATCTCGATGCCCTGAACCGCCGGATCGTCGGTGTTGATCGATGCCAGCACGCCGTGGCGCAGGAAGGTGGCCAGCGGATGCTGCGCCAGTGACGGCACGGTGCTAGTCTGGATGTTGGAGGTCAGGCAGGACTCGATGCCGATGCCGTGTTCCGCCAGGAAGTCCATCAGCGCCGGATCTTCGACCGCTTTCACTCCGTGGCCGATACGCTCGGCGCCCAGCTCGCGGATCGCCTGCCAGATGCTTTCCGGGCCG is part of the Serratia marcescens genome and encodes:
- a CDS encoding DUF2569 domain-containing protein; amino-acid sequence: MSQAEYSRIGGWLLAPLAYLIVTLLSASLMLLLYAMAIFMPESRDYLLTNAQAFTLQWYFSVLTTLLMWCFTLWLVLLFCRRSLRFPKLFLLWLLITVILAVKAFAFAPVPDEVAVRSLGWPLLMAALLVPYIKRSQRVKGTFTER
- a CDS encoding oxidoreductase, whose translation is MAEKIRVGLVGYGYAGKTFHAPLIAGTPGLELAAVASSDAGKVHADWPSMAVVGDAQALFADPTLDLIVIPTPNDTHFPLAQQALAAGKHVVVDKPFTVTLSQAQALQQQAQQSGLLLSVFHNRRWDSDFLTLKALLNEGALGEVVYFESHFDRYRPQVRQRWREQGGVGSGIWFDLGPHLLDQALQLFGKPDRLFVDLGELRPGAQAVDYVHALLSYGDRRVVLHASMLVAAESPRYVVHGTRGSYIKYGLDPQEDRLKAGERLPQADWGYDMRDGVVTLSRGDLLAEQPLLNIPGNYPAYYAAVRDAIAGLGENPVPAADAIAVMALIELGLESARLQQALPVV
- a CDS encoding bile acid:sodium symporter family protein, which codes for MSWLQRLRIDKFLLVLILVVIVASLFPCEGIWKTFFEHLTTAAIALLFFMHGAKLSREAIVAGMSHWKLHLLVFLSTFALFPLLGLAMNLLVPGIMTPTVYLGFLYLCALPATVQSAIAFTSAAGGNVAAAICSASASSILGVFLSPLLVGALMHTQGGNTDVLHAIGSIILQLMVPFVVGHLARPLIGKWIDRHRKLINLTDRSSILLVVYTAFSAAVVEGIWHRIDGWSLLTILVMSLVLLTVVLVINTYAARWLGFNTADEITIVFCGSKKSLANGIPMANVLFPAAAVGAMVLPLMIFHQVQLMVCAVLAQRYARKTAKQRAEAEALVAK
- a CDS encoding AAA family ATPase gives rise to the protein MSDKLRRIVLTGGPGSGKSTLIDVLHRRGYPHSQEAGRAIIQDQMSIGGNALPWGDRQAFAERMLDWELRSWREAMGETCWFFDRGLPDIAGYLTLCGLPIPAPLAAAIDAFRYADTVFIAPPWQAIYAQDSERKQSFAEAEQTYQAMLAVYRRSGYRLQELPRASPDERANFLLDALSCG